In Trichoderma breve strain T069 chromosome 4, whole genome shotgun sequence, the following proteins share a genomic window:
- a CDS encoding transketolase, pyrimidine binding domain-containing protein, translating to MWRNSLLRGVQGTRLATRATATRLTALRKPLPLTTRRLYAATTTPNATYSPPDPSDNFLSGSTANYVDEMYMQWKQDPKSVHVSWQVYFKNIESGDMPISQAFQPPPNLVPGMTGGVPRLAGGLTLEDGSDVTNHLKVQLLVRAYQARGHHKADIDPLGIRNTSAGFGNIKPKELTLEHYGFTEKDLDTEYTLGPGILPRFKREGRDKMTLREIIAACEKIYSGSYGVEFIHIPDREKCDWLRERLEVPQPFKYSIDEKRRVLDRLIWSSSFESFLSTKYPNDKRFGLEGCETLVPGMKALIDRSVDYGVKDIVIGMPHRGRLNVLSNVVRKPNESIFSEFAGTLTAGDEGSGDVKYHLGMNFERPTPSGKRVQLSLVANPSHLEAEDPVVLGKTRAIQHYNNDEKDHKTAMSVLLHGDAAFAAQGIVYECLGFHSLPAFSTGGTIHLVVNNQIGFTTDPRFARSTAYCTDIAKAIDAPVFHVNADDVEAVNFVCQLAADWRAEFQHDVVIDLICYRKHGHNETDQPSFTQPLMYKRIQEKVPQIDVYVNKLLQEGTFTKEDIEEHKQWVWGMLEESFSKSKDYQPTSKEWTTSAWNGFKSPKELATEILPHNDTSVDRNTLNHIGEIIGSAPEGFQIHRNLKRILSSRTKSVVEGKNIDFPTAEALAFGSLVTEGYHVRVSGQDVERGTFSQRHAVFHDQETEETEETYTPLQHISKDQGKFVISNSSLSEFGALGFEYGYSLSSPNALVMWEAQFGDFANNAQCIIDQFIASGEVKWMQRTGLVMSLPHGYDGQGPEHSSGRLERYLQLCNEDPRVFPSEDKIHRQHQDCNMQIAYMTTPANLFHVLRRQMHRQFRKPLIIFFSKSLLRHPLARSNIEDFTGPNAGFQWIIPDPEHETGAIKAPEEIDRVILCTGQVWASLHKYRAENKIDNVAFTRIEQLNPFPWQQLKENLDMYPNAKTIVWAQEEPLNAGAWSFTQPRIETLLNQTQHHDRKHVMYAGRNPSASVATGLKNVHTKEEQDFLQMAFSVTQDKLKGE from the exons ATGTGGAGAAATTCACTGCTGAGGGGTGTCCAGGGCACCCGCCTGGCGACGAGGGCAACGGCAACGAGGCTTACAGCCCTTCGCAAGCCCCTCCCCTTGACGACGAGGCGACTGTACGccgcgacgacgacgcccaATGCCACCTACTCGCCCCCCGACCCCAGCGATAACTTCCTGTCGGGAAGCACTGCCAATTATGTCGATGAGATGTACATGCAGTGGAAGCAGGACCCCAAGAGCGTTCACGTCTCATGGCAGGTCTACTTCAAGAACATTGAGAGCGGCGACATGCCCATCTCGCAGGCTTTTCAGCCTCCCCCGAACCTGGTTCCCGGAATGACAGGGGGCGTCCCTCGCCTTGCCGGCGGCCTGACCCTTGAGGACGGCTCCGACGTCACCAACCACTTGAAGGTCCAGCTGCTCGTGCGCGCATATCAAGCTCGTGGACACCACAAGGCTGATATCGACCCCCTTGGCATCCGCAACACCTCTGCAGGCTTTGGTAACATCAAGCCCAAGGAGCTGACGCTCGAGCACTATGGCTTCACCGAGAAGGATCTCGACACCGAGTACACTCTTGGACCTGGTATCTTGCCCAGATTCAAGCGCGAGGGCCGTGATAAAATGACCCTTCGCGAGATCATTGCTGCATGCGAAAAAATCTACTCTGGTTCCTATGGCGTGGAATTCATCCACATCCCCGACCGCGAGAAGTGTGACTGGCTGCGCGAGCGCCTCGAGGTTCCCCAGCCTTTCAAGTACTCCATCGATGAGAAGCGCCGTGTCCTCGATCGATTGATTTGGAGCTCCAGCTTTGAGTCTTTCCTTTCGACTAAATACCCCAACGACAAGCGATTCGGCCTTGAGGGTTGCGAGACCCTGGTCCCCGGTATGAAGGCTTTGATCGACCGCAGTGTCGATTACGGCGTGAAGGACATCGTCATCGGTATGCCTCACCGTGGTAGACTGAACGTTTTGAGCAACGTCGTCCGAAAGCCCAACGAATCCATCTTCAGCGAGTTCGCCGGAACGCTGActgctggagatgagggTTCTGGCGATGTCAAGTACCATTTGGGCATGAACTTTGAGCGACCTACGCCTTCTGGTAAGCGCGTGCAGCTCTCGCTCGTCGCCAACCCATCCCACTTGGAAGCCGAAGACCCCGTTGTCCTCGGTAAGACTCGTGCCATTCAGCACTACAACAACGATGAGAAAGATCACAAGACTGCCATGAGCGTCCTGTTGCACGGTGATGCCGCTTTTGCTGCGCAGGGTATTGTGTATGAATGTCTTGGATTCCACTCTCTGCCTGCTTTCTCTACCGGCGGTACCATTCACCTCGTCGTCAACAACCAGATCGGATTCACTACCGATCCTCGATTTGCCCGATCAACCGCCTACTGCACGGACATCGCTAAGGCTATCGACGCCCCGGTTTTCCACGTCAACGCCGACGATGTCGAGGCCGTTAACTTCGTCTGCCAGCTGGCCGCTGATTGGAGAGCCGAGTTCCAGCACGATGTTGTTATTGACCTGATCTGCTACCGCAAGCACGGCCACAACGAGACGGACCAGCCCTCATTTACCCAGCCTCTCATGTACAAGCGCATCCAGGAGAAGGTTCCTCAGATTGATGTCTACGtcaacaagctgctgcaggaaGGTACTTTCACTAAGGAAGACATCGAAGAGCACAAGCAGTGGGTGTGGGGTATGCTCGAAGAGAGCTTCTCCAAATCCAAGGACTACCAACCCACATCCAAGGAGTGGACTACATCCGCCTGGAATGGCTTCAAGTCGCCCAAGGAACTCGCTACGGAAATTCTGCCCCACAACGACACCAGTGTCGATCGCAACACCTTGAACCACATTGGTGAAATCATCGGATCAGCTCCTGAAGGCTTCCAGATCCACCGTAACCTGAAGCGAATCTTGTCCAGCCGAACAAAGTCTGTTGTCGAGGGCAAGAACATTGATTTCCCTACCGCTGAGGCTCTGGCTTTTGGTTCTCTCGTTACTGAGGGTTACCATGTGCGAGTTTCTGGTCAGGATGTCGAGCGTGGTACTTTCTCACAGCGCCACGCTGTCTTCCACGACCAAGAAACTGAGGAGACTGAGGAGACTTACACCCCTCTGCAACACATCAGCAAGGACCAAGGAAAGTttgtcatctccaactcTTCTCTTAGCGAGTTTGGTGCCCTGGGTTTCGAGTACGGTTACTCACTGTCGTCGCCCAATGCTCTTGTCATGTGGGAGGCCCAGTTTGGTGACTTTGCCAACAACGCCCAGTGCATCATCGACCAGTTCATTGCCTCTGGTGAAGTCAAGTGGATGCAGAGAACTGGTTTGGTCATGTCTCTGCCCCACGGATACGATGGCCAGGGCCCCGAGCACTCCTCCGGCCGCCTGGAGCGCTATCTGCAGCTTTGCAACGAAGACCCCCGTGTCTTCCCGTCCGAGGACAAGATTCACCGACAGCACCAGGATTGCAACATGCAGATTGCCTACATGACAACTCCTGCCAACTTGTTCCATGTTTTGCGCCGACAAATGCACCGACAGTTCAGAAAAC ccctcatcatcttcttctcaaagtcaCTGCTCCGCCACCCATTGGCGCGATCAAACATTGAGGACTTCACCGGCCCCAACGCTGGATTCCAATGGATCATTCCCGACCCGGAGCACGAGACGGGTGCCATCAAGGCTCCCGAGGAGATTGACCGAGTCATCCTCTGCACAGGTCAAGTGTGGGCCAGCCTGCACAAGTACCGTGCCGAGAACAAGATTGATAACGTGGCCTTCACCCGCATTGAGCAACTGAACCCCTTcccttggcagcagctgaaggagAACCTGGACATGTACCCCAATGCCAAGACCATTGTCTGGGCACAAGAGGAGCCTCTCAACGCGGGAGCCTGGAGCTTCACACAGCCGCGTATCGAGACGCTGTTGAACCAGACCCAACACCACGACCGCAAGCACGTCATGTATGCTGGTCGTAACCCCAGCGCCTCTGTGGCAACTGGTTTGAAGAATGTTCACACCAAGGAAGAGCAGGACTTCTTGCAGATGGCATTCAGTGTTACGCAGGACAAACTCAAGGGCGAGTAA
- a CDS encoding rab-GTPase-TBC domain-containing protein → MFSNLSNIVQRAQQLIDPTQGLNLSNSDRNPSKASLFQSQFRLPSSQTPLYEINAELTIPPSNTTRGDPDHDRGWHYAGKLHLSEAYLCFSTTPTSFTQSASTSTRVERLNSQNFQFALAITTWNGLLADVAKPKDSNGNKDVREQRITIHLAGTRQACERFCDGLKRGLRAGVGNVGKLRKVVAECYSEHLLRTDDRANVSPPDAGLGMAFRYPGDPKKLRDRAKMRLWAEYLRDNGRNMMLIRQPTFHKLIRVGLPNRLRGEIWEVTSGSLYLRLENPTLYSDTLAKFKGQESLAIDEIEKDLNRSLPEYPGFQSEEGIGRLRRVLTAYSWVNPDVGYCQAMNIVVAALLIYMSEPQAFFLLSALCDRLVPGYYSTTMYGTLLDQKVFESLVEKTMPILWEHLVKSDVQLSVVSLPWFLSLYINSMPLVFAFRVLDVFFVEGPKVLFQVGLAILRINGEELLDAADDGAFISVLKSYFARLDESAHPKSENPKLRAVTRFQELMVVAFKEFAGVTHSSITELRLKNKDAVLSNIESFAKRTAIRNLGPDSKLLSPEELGSLYDRFYNVLYERQQRDRMIQEELQRQAKSSRLRGSDAFPSAAPNEVEKGRVGLGPSTSLMDYDAFREFLAGMSKWAISDSQANEARLYNNRRTPDAMSPWGNGPEPAEHEFLRRIFNKWDVDGTSALTLQNVVTGLARIKGKRDIMGTITYFFELYDDDNDGRVDREGILRISEALLFLSRRGLEGTLTPGASTVGLNGDGMSASDSQSSLPPEISNAERFLGSVSAFIRRCFEYADPDHPKNQDSTGFDSFGSNDEMVDPSAFAIGDDDDSEEEEDLLALDSPTATPTKAKKPVDLLSPNDQSDGVDNESRRRVSKAKAEAANAALDPAHPLHITLPTFRMVVLADELLEQFFECSFPASLHIIEGLQTPSSFSYAPSLTTFSNLGFNTRSQSQTQAGPIGGGRGLRGVLDNIVTDGMRVASEVRRRMEEAQRELEKNALPSQRTEEDEEDDDDVGVAIGVRRGTGGASTDVERRSVMSTDRDLLDGADAEAGSAVPTKEPGHDHNLLEVDTAAGRRRANSSSTTGGPGVVEFEG, encoded by the exons ATGTTTTCCAACCTGTCCAACATTGTCCAGAGGGCCCAGCAGCTCATCGATCCCACCCAGGGACTGAACCTCTCCAACTCGGATCGCAATCCCTCCAAAGCCTCCCTCTTCCAGAGCCAGTTCCGCCTCCCATCCTCCCAGACGCCCCTATATGAGATCAATGCCGAGTTGACCATCCCGCCCTCAAACACTACGCGCGGCGATCCGGACCACGACAGGGGTTGGCACTACGCTGGAAAGCTACACCTTTCAGAGGCCTACCTTTGCTTCTCGACAACCCCCACGAGCTTTACGCAATCGGCGAGCACATCGAC GCGAGTGGAGAGACTGAATAGCCAAAACTTTCAG TTTGCTCTCGCAATCACTACCTGGAATGGCCTATTGGCAGACGTCGCAAAACCAAAGGATAGCAATGGCAACAAGGATGTTCGAGAACAACGAATTACAATCCATCTGGCGGGCACCCGGCAAGCTTGTGAGAGGTTCTGCGATGGCCTAAAACGAGGTCTTAGAGCCGGAGTGGGCAACGTGGGCAAGCTGCGCAAGGTGGTGGCCGAGTGCTACTCTGAGCATCTCTTGCGCACCGACGACAGGGCGAACGTGTCTCCGCCCGATGCGGGTTTAGGCATGGCTTTCCGGTACCCTGGAGACCCAAAGAAGCTCCGTGACAGGGCCAAGATGAGGCTCTGGGCCGAGTATCTTCGCGACAACGGCCGAAACATGATGCTGATCCGCCAGCCCACCTTTCACAAGCTCATCCGTGTTGGTCTCCCTAACCGCCTACGAGGCGAGATATGGGAGGTGACCTCTGGTTCTTTATATCTCCGGCTAGAAAACCCGACATTATACAGTGATACTCTGGCCAAGTTTAAAGGTCAAGAATCGCTTgccattgatgagattgaaaaggaTCTCAATCGCAGTTTACCCGAATACCCCGGTTTTCAGAGCGAGGAGGGTATTGGCAGGCTCCGCCGCGTTCTCACAGCCTACAGTTGGGTCAATCCAGATGTGGGCTACTGTCAGGCTATGAATATTGTCGTGGCGGCACTGCTCATTTACATGTCCGAGCCGCAggccttcttccttctctccgcCCTGTGCGATCGTCTGGTCCCAGGCTATTATTCCACTACCATGTACGGCACCCTCTTGGATCAAAAAGTTTTTGAGTCTCTTGTTGAAAAGACCATGCCCATTCTGTGGGAGCATCTCGTTAAGAGCGACGTTCAGCTGTCCGTTGTATCGCTGCCTTGGTTCCTTTCTCTGTATATTAATTCAATGCCCCTGGTGTTTGCTTTCCGTGTGTTGGACGTCTTTTTTGTCGAGGGCCCCAAGGTACTGTTCCAAGTTGGTCTTGCGATCCTTCGCATAAATGGCGAGGAGTTGCTGGATGCGGCCGATGACGGTGCTTTCATATCCGTCCTCAAATCATATTTTGCCAGACTTGACGAATCTGCACATCCAAAATCAGAAAACCCCAAACTGAGGGCGGTGACGAGGTTTCAGGAGCTCATGGTTGTGGCCTTCAAGGAGTTTGCCGGAGTCACTCATAGCAGCATCACAGAGCTTCGgctcaagaacaaggatgCGGTTTTGAGCAACATCGAGAGCTTCGCCAAGAGAACGGCCATTCGCAACCTGGGGCCTGACAGCAAGTTGCTGAGCCCCGAAGAGCTGGGCTCCTTGTATGATCGATTTTACAATGTCCTCTACGAGCGACAGCAACGAGATCGAATGATTcaagaagagctgcagcgCCAGGCAAAGAGTAGCAGACTACGAGGCTCTGATGCCTTCCCCTCGGCTGCCCCTAACGAAGTCGAAAAGGGCCGCGTCGGACTTGGCCCAAGCACTAGTCTAATGGACTACGATGCCTTCCGCGAGTTCTTGGCCGGCATGTCCAAATGGGCCATCTCAGACTCCCAAGCGAACGAAGCCAGGCTGTACAACAACAGGAGGACGCCCGATGCAATGTCACCGTGGGGTAACGGACCGGAGCCTGCGGAACATGAGTTCCTACGACGCATCTTCAACAAGTGGGATGTCGACGGCACATCAGCCTTGACCCTCCAAAATGTGGTAACTGGCCTGGCCAGAATTAAAGGCAAAAGGGATATCATGGGCACAATCACATATTTCTTCGAGCTGTATGATGACGACAATGATGGCAGGGTAGATCGAGAGGGCATTTTGCGTATATCCGAAGCCctgctcttcttgtctcGTCGCGGCCTGGAGGGAACGTTGACCCCTGGAGCTTCAACCGTAGGATTGAACGGCGACGGGATGAGCGCCAGCGACTCACAGAGCAGCCTACCTCCCGAAATATCCAACGCGGAGCGGTTTTTGGGCAGTGTCAGTGCGTTCATCAGGCGATGTTTCGAGTACGCCGACCCTGATCACCCAAAGAACCAAGATAGCACCGGCTTCGACTCATTCGGGTCAAACGACGAAATGGTTGACCCAAGCGCCTTTGCCATTGgggacgatgatgacagtgaagaagaggaagatctCTTGGCGCTTGATTCACCGACGGCCACTCCCACGAAAGCCAAGAAGCCCGTCGATTTATTAAGTCCGAACGACCAGAGCGACGGCGTTGACAACGAATCTCGTCGGCGTGTatcaaaggccaaggcggaAGCGGCTAACGCGGCGCTCGACCCAGCTCATCCCCTTCACATCACTTTGCCGACTTTCCGAATGGTTGTGCTGGCCGACGAGCTTCTCGAACAATTCTTTGAGTGCTCCTTCCCAGCATCGCTCCACATCATTGAGGGCCTTCAGACTCCCAGTAGCTTCTCGTATGCCCCTTCGCTTACGACATTCTCCAACCTGGGCTTTAACACGCGATCACAATCGCAGACCCAAGCCGGACCCATTGGAGGCGGCCGTGGCCTGCGCGGCGTTTTGGATAATATTGTTACCGACGGAATGCGCGTGGCAAGCGAGGTGCGAAGGCGGATGGAGGAGGCTCAAAGGGAGCTTGAAAAGAACGCCCTACCCAGCCAGCGgacggaggaggatgaggaggacgatgatgacgtcGGGGTTGCGATTGGTGTAAGGAGGGGAACAGGAGGCGCCAGCACAGACGTTGAACGCCGATCAGTCATGAGCACAGACCGTGATCTTTTAGATGGAGCAGACGCGGAAGCCGGGTCGGCGGTGCCTACGAAAGAACCGGGACACGATCACAACTTATTAGAGGTTGACACGGCAGCTGGACGGCGCCGAGCAAACAGCTCGTCGACTACAGGGGGGCCGGGAGTCGTAGAATTTGAAGGGTAA
- a CDS encoding pal1 cell morphology protein domain-containing protein encodes MAANSSYFAGQQPTGQAPSLSFNGNSIDNNADSLASNNPFRNFRATSPSHLNTSFPTTPTSPFDDPMPSSRPLSRNPFLDQPLAPRPADVAAAVKTQSLTAEDIFGSLTLDDSPAFSVKQPVDSTLLQKRPTDRPVPPRRESESTASGRAAEKHRPTRSQEEQLRARKPPPPGSKAPAPKPTTRPSLLDDSPPRKPVQRRPRRNSDSSVMDFDSKTLTAEEKRIIEARRRQHSKSKSTRPSRKMDIIDQLDATSIYGTGLFHHDGPFDALNPHRNRQNSKKLSPMSAFPEGSLNNTLGGSGPLNANPDHSSFMGHGGDEAFQDFAASGKGKNPREPLIFDPQARAALVHGEESQGLGTSTFLEGTPAARSAIVRRQVEHAQELAEGGLQRKKSVAQRIKQRVRPDYSNRPMPGHGRYDSDDFGEERINVPRPPPREREREREGRLSPPPMPRRGSGSALERRTSADELPSPSNEAPAKPSGLLGRMKSLKGGRRPNRNGEAGGMAT; translated from the exons atggccgccaaCAGCTCTTACTTCGCCG GGCAGCAACCCACGGGCCAGGCGCCCAGCCTGTCCTTCAATGGCAACAGCATTGATAACAATGCCGACAGCCTGGCCTCCAACAATCCCTTCCGCAACTTTCGCGCTACCTCTCCAAGTCACCTCAACACTTCCTTTCCCACGACGCCTACATCCCCCTTCGACGACCCGATGCCGTCCTCGCGCCCTCTGTCGCGGAACCCGTTCCTGGACCAGCCGCTCGCTCCACGGCCCGCCGATGTGGCTGCCGCCGTCAAAACTCAGTCCCTCACTGCTGAGGATATCTTT GGATCTCTGACGCTTGACGACTCTCCCGCGTTTTCAGTCAAGCAGCCCGTTGATTCAAccctgctgcagaagcgCCCTACAGACCGACCCGTCCCTCCTCGCCGTGAAAGTGAGAGCACGGCATCCGGACGAGCTGCTGAGAAGCACCGTCCTACTCGTTCCCAGGAAGAACAACTGAGAGCCCGCAAGCCGCCTCCCCCAGGATCAAAGGCGCCAGCGCCAAAGCCGACGACCCGGCCCAGCCTTTTGGATGATTCGCCGCCTCGTAAGCCGGTGCAGCGACGCCCAAGGCGCAACTCCGACTCGTCCGTCATGGACTTTGATTCCAAGACTCTTACAGCTGAGGAAAAGAGGATCATTGAGGCCAGACGCCGCCAGCATAGCAAGAGCAAATCAACACGTCCCAGCCGTAAGATGGATATTATCGATCAGTTGGATGCCACCAGCATTTACGGAACAGGCT TATTCCACCACGATGGACCTTTTGATGCTCTGAACCCTCATCGGAACCGTCAGAACAGCAAAAAGCTGTCTCCGATGTCAGCATTCCCCGAGGGCTCCCTCAATAACACACTTGGCGGCTCCGGCCCCCTCAATGCAAATCCCGATCACTCGTCCTTCATGGGCCATGGTGGGGATGAGGCATTCCAGGACTTTGCCGCCAGCGGAAAGGGCAAGAACCCCCGAGAGCCCCTCATTTTTGATCCCCAGGCACGCGCAGCCTTGGTGCACGGCGAGGAAAGCCAAGGTTTGGGCACTTCAACTTTCCTCGAGGGAACGCCGGCTGCGCGATCGGCCATTGTTCGCCGACAAGTAGAGCATGCTCAGGAATTGGCCGAAGGCGGCTTGCAGCGGAAGAAGTCTGTAGCTCAGAGAATCAAGCAGAGGGTGCGACCCGACTATAGCAACAGGCCCATGCCTGGCCATGGCCGCTACGACTCGGATGACTTTGGCGAAGAGCGCATCAACGTCCCCAGACCTCCCCCACGCGAGCGCGAACGCGAACGAGAAGGCAGGCTCTCGCCGCCTCCCATGCCACGACGAGGCTCAGGAAGTGCCTTGGAACGACGAACGAGCGCAGACGAATTGCCGTCCCCATCCAACGAGGCTCCTGCTAAACCATCAGGCCTCCTGGGCCGAATGAAGAGTTTGAAGGGAGGAAGGCGACCCAACAGGAATGGCGAGGCCGGAGGAATGGCCACCTAA
- a CDS encoding protein kinase domain-containing protein — MAATVAETQPATTALSAGMASPHQRHAGSALSTDSAPQPLPPTRSFKLSDFKRVRTLGTGTFARVCLVRPASATQPLEEEKNPEVYALKILKKTEVIKLKQIDHVRNERAILADVAGYPFITNLLGSFSDNESLYMLLDYVPGGELFSYLRKYRRFDEQVARFYAAEIVLVLEFLHERQGGVAYRDLKPENLLLDQEGHIKLVDFGFAKRLGYKDDRPVETYTLCGTPEYLAPEVIHNKGHTTAVDWWALGILIYEFLTGYPPFWHQNPIEIYKQIVEKPVIFPQEPTISDEAQDIIKSFCTIDRSRRLGNISGGAGRVKAHPFFNGVNWDDMLSRRHRGPIIPPLRYPGDDQCFDQYPEEDGTRIPYTADMANRYDRYFEDF; from the exons ATGGCGGCCACGGTTGCTGAGACGCAGCCGGCGACCACTGCGCTATCGGCTGGCATGGCATCGcctcatcaacgccatgcCGGCAGCGCTCTCTCTACCGATTCCGCACCCCAACCTCTACCACCTACTCGCAGCTTCAAGCTGTCTGATTTCAAGCGGGTGCGGACTCTGGGCACGG GCACATTTGCTCGAGTATGTCTGGTTCGCCCTGCCAGCGCCACCCAACCtctggaggaagaaaagaacccTGAAGTATACGCCCTCAAGATCctcaagaagacggaggtAATTAAGCTGAAGCAAATCGACCACGTGCGTAACGAGCGAGCCATACTGGCAGACGTGGCAGGCTACCCCTTCATCACCAATCTACTAGGCTCATTTTCCGACAACGAGTCATTATACATGCTCCTCGACTACGTCCCCGGCGGCGAGCTCTTCAGCTATCTACGGAAGTACCGCCGGTTCGACGAGCAGGTTGCGCGCTTCTACGCCGCCGAGATTGTTCTTGTATTGGAGTTTTTACATGAGCGGCAGGGTGGTGTGGCCTACCGAGACCTCAAGCCGGAAAACCTCTTACTAGACCAAGAAGGACACATCAAACTCGTTGACTTTGGATTCGCGAAACGGCTGGGCTATAAAGACGACAGGCCGGTCGAGACTTACACACTTTGCGGTACGCCCGAGTACCTTGCGCCGGAGGTCATTCATAACAAGGGCCACACGACAGCGGTGGACTGGTGGGCGCTGGGCATTCTAATATACGAGTTTCTGACGGGCTACCCTCCGTTCTGGCATCAGAATCCTATTGAGATTTACAAGCA AATCGTTGAGAAGCCCGTCATATTCCCACAAGAGCCAACCATATCAGATGAGGCCCAAGACATCATCAAGTCCTTCTGCACAATCGACCGCTCCAGGCGCCTCGGCAACATCAGCGGCGGCGCCGGCCGCGTCAAGGCCCACCCCTTCTTCAACGGAGTCAACTGGGACGACATGCTCAGCCGTCGGCACCGCGGCCCGATTATCCCTCCCCTTCGATATCCCGGCGACGACCAGTGTTTCGACCAGTACCCCGAGGAAGACGGGACGCGCATCCCTTACACCGCCGACATGGCCAATAGATACGACCGCTACTTTGAAGATTTTTGA
- a CDS encoding protein kinase domain-containing protein — MTTMDLRVGNKYRIGRKIGSGSFGDIYLGTNIISGEEIAIKLESVKAKHPQLEYEARVYKSLAGGVGIPFVRWFGTECDYNAMVLDLLGPSLEDLFNFCNRKFSLKTVLLLADQLISRIEYIHAKSFIHRDIKPDNFLMGIGKRGNQVNVIDFGLAKKYRDPKTHFHIPYRENKNLTGTARYASINTHLGVEQSRRDDMESLGYVMLYFCRGSLPWQGLKAATKKQKYDRIMEKKMTTPTEVLCRGFPNEFAIYLNYTRSLRFDDKPDYSYLRKIFRDLFVREGFQYDYVFDWTVYKYQKNAQAIAQAAGQANPEDEDKARASRMTAAAAVTTSKPGAVPSSRRKMLERGSGAGVDTPDTSRAIGGSDRMLRSASKGAGYASGNYRPN, encoded by the exons ATGACGACCATG GACCTTCGCGTCGGTAATAAATACCGGATTGGCCGAAAGATCGGCTCTGGTTCTTTTGGCGACATCTATCTTGGAACCAACATCATCTCTGGAGAGGAGATTGCCATTAAGCTCGAGTctgtcaaggccaagcaCCCTCAGCTTGAGTATGAGGCTCGTGTGTACAAGTCCCTTGCTGGCGGCGTTGGAATTCCCTTCGTCCGCTGGTTCGGAACTGAGTGTGACTACAATGCCATGGTTCTCGACCTCCTCGGCCCTAGTTTGGAAGATCTCTTCAACTTTTGTAACCGCAAATTTTCCCTGAAGACGGTCCTCCTGCTTGCCGATCAGCTCATCTCCCGCATCGAGTACATCCATGCCAAGTCATTCATCCACCGAGATATCAAGCCCGACAACTTCCTCATGGGCATTGGCAAGCGTGGCAACCAGGTCAACGTGATCGACTTTGGTCTTGCCAAGAAGTACCGCGATCCCAAGACTCACTTCCACATTCCGTACAGAGAGAACAAGAACTTGACCGGCACGGCCCGTTATGCCTCCATCAACACCcatcttggtgttgagcagTCTCGCCGTGACGACATGGAGTCGCTCGGCTATGTCATGCTGTACTTCTGCCGAGGCTCTCTCCCTTGGCAGGGTCTCAAGGCTGccaccaagaagcagaagtaCGACCGCatcatggagaagaagatgactaCTCCTACCGAGGTTCTCTGCCGTGGATTCCCCAACGAGTTCGCCATCTACCTCAACTACACTCGATCCCTGCGTTTCGACGACAAGCCCGACTACAGCTACCTGCGCAAGATCTTCCGCGATCTCTTTGTTCGCGAGGGCTTCCAGTATGACTACGTCTTCGACTGGACCGTGTACAAGTACCAGAAGAACGCCCAGGCCATTGCCCAGGCTGCCGGCCAGGCTAACCccgaggatgaggacaaGGCTCGGGCTTCCCGTATgaccgctgctgctgccgtcaCTACGTCCAAGCCTGGTGCTGTGCCCAGCTCCCGCCGCAAGATGCTTGAGCGTGGCTCTGGCGCTGGCGTTGATACCCCGGACACTAGCCGTGCCATCGGTGGAAGCGATAGGAT GCTTCGCTCTGCTTCAAAGGGAGCGGGATATGCCTCCGGCAACTATCGGCCAAACTGA